The Cloeon dipterum chromosome X, ieCloDipt1.1, whole genome shotgun sequence genome includes a window with the following:
- the qm gene encoding terpene synthase, with protein MDIQPNGIPFSKSGDNDQDKKLLQPFSYILQVPGKQIRAKLAHAFNYWLKIPDEKLFVVGDIVQMLHNSSLLIDDIQDNSILRRGIPVAHSIYGVASTINAANYVLFLALERVLGLGHAEATTVYTEQLLELHRGQGMEIYWRDNYACPTEEEYKEMTKRKTGGLFMLAIRLMQLFSECKADFTKLAGIIGLYFQIRDDYGNLCLMEYSENKSFCEDLTEGKFSFPIIHAIHSRPDDRQVIHIIRQRTKDTEVKKYCVNLLDKFGSFDYTRQVLAQLDAEAREEVAHLGGNPLMEALLDELLSWKETPESPSKRN; from the exons ATGGACATCCAGCCGAATGGCATTCCCTTCAGCAAGTCCGGAGATAACGACCAGGACAag AAATTGCTGCAGCCGTTCTCGTACATCCTGCAAGTACCTGGCAAACAAATCAGAGCGAAATTGGCTCACGCTTTCAATTACTGGCTCAAAATTCCCGACGAGAAACTGTTTGTCGTTGGCGACATCGTACAAATGCTGCACAACTCAAGTCTTCT AATCGACGATATACAAGACAACTCCATACTTCGCAGAGGCATTCCAGTCGCTCACTCAATTTACGGTGTGGCAAGCACCATCAACGCGGCCAACTACGTTTTGTTCCTAGCTCTAGAAAGGGTTCTCGGCCTCGGACATGCAGAA GCAACAACTGTGTATACGGAGCAACTGCTCGAGCTCCACCGTGGCCAGGGAATGGAAATATACTGGCGGGACAACTACGCCTGCCCAACAGAAGAGGAATATaaagaaatgacaaaaagaa AGACTGGCGGTCTGTTCATGCTTGCCATTCGCTTGATGCAGCTGTTCAGCGAATGCAAAGCTGACTTCACCAAGCTGGCCGGCATCATCGGTTTGTACTTCCAAATAAGGGATGACTATGGCAATCTGTGTTTAATGGAG tACTCGGAGAATAAGAGTTTCTGCGAGGATTTGACAGAGGGAAAATTCAGCTTCCCAATTATCCACGCCATCCACAGCCGGCCTGATGACAGACAAGTGATTC ACATTATACGACAGCGAACCAAAGACACCGAGGTGAAAAAGTACTGCGTCAACTTGTTGGACAAATTCGGCTCGTTCGACTACACTCGCCAGGTGCTGGCCCAGTTGGACGCTGAGGCCAGAGAAGAGGTGGCTCACCTGGGGGGAAACCCCCTGATGGAAGCTCTGCTCGATGAGCTGCTCAGCTGGAAGGAAACCCCTGAGAGTCCATCGAAGAGAAACTAG
- the LOC135945937 gene encoding uncharacterized protein LOC135945937: MKKLILCTVFLALAVSAHAWSWSWLLPWSANDQDAGPWDGYGGGGGGFRPNTTTADPGPTTTDAATTTEEATTTEEATTTEEATTTEEATTTEEATTTEEATTTEEATTTEEATTTEEVTTTDYPTESPTTTEDPWGTTTSEWSTTPAEETTTEFWPSCPTQEPCPTCEPATCPPLVCPTPPPCECSSTSNLWTSTTELNSSPVSPSSATEESPGTTTTSLPQGGELRYCDPCVMARCPQSPWTTNVYAPGSCGQYCKCQPDKAILYECPTGLHFNGVLEVCDWPARAKCTLELTYRDGCEHMMSGRIAI, from the exons ATGAAAA AACTCATTCTGTGCACCGTCTTCCTCGCGTTGGCAGTCTCAGCGCACGCGTGGTCCTGGTCCTGGCTTCTGCCGTGGAGCGCCAACGATCAGGACGCAGGACCATGGGACGGTTACGGAGGAGGTGGCGGCGGATTCCGGCCTAACACCACGACCGCTGATCCAGGTCCGACGACCACGGacgcagcaacaacaacagagGAAGCAACAACTACTGAAGAAGCAACAACCACGGAGGAAGCAACGACAACCGAGGAGGCAACAACCACGGAGGAAGCAACGACAACCGAAGAGGCAACAACCACGGAGGAAGCAACGACAACCGAGGAGGCAACAACCACGGAAGAGGTGACAACCACGGACTACCCAACTGAAAGTCCGACAACCACCGAGGACCCATGGGGTACCACCACAAGCGAATGGTCCACGACGCCTGCTGAAGAAACCACAACTGAATTCTGGCCCAGCTGTCCGACGCAAGAGCCCTGTCCGACGTGCGAGCCTGCCACCTGTCCCCCGCTGGTGTGTCCGACCCCTCCGCCGTGCGAGTGCTCCTCCACTTCCAACCTTTGGACGTCAACGACGGAGCTGAACTCGAGTCCAGTGAGCCCGTCCTCGGCGACCGAGGAATCTCCAggcaccaccaccacctcTTTACCCCAGGGCGGGGAACTGCGGTACTGTGACCCCTGCGTGATGGCCAGGTGTCCGCAGAGTCCGTGGACCACCAACGTGTACGCCCCTGGCTCGTGCGGACAGTACTGCAAGTGCCAACCCGACAAGGCCATCCTGTACGAATGTCCCACTGGACTCCATTTCAACGGCGTGCTTGAAGTGTGCGACTGGCCAGCAAGGGCCAAGTGCACCTTGGAACTCACCTACCGCGATGGCTGCGAGCATATGATGTCCGGACGCAtagcaatttaa